The sequence below is a genomic window from SAR324 cluster bacterium.
GGAATTTTACTAGATCTACGATCTCCTTCTCGCTGGGTCTTCCAGAAAACAGGTCGTCGAATGCTTGGAAGTACGGTCAGCCTCTTCTTCCGAGAGCTAAGCGTACAGACAGGTATTACGGTCACTTCGGAACACATTCGCATGACCTATGCGATGAATCGCTACCATCAGTTACGCCCAAGATCCCGTAAAGATTGGGAAATCTTACAGGAGAATCTGGGGCACAGAGATGTGTCGACCACTCGAAGCTATTTCCAGCGACACTTTAGCGAATTACCTTCGCATTCAGTGAATTGAGGAATCAGATGCAGCAGCTTGTTACTGCAACTATCTATCAGGTCAATCAGGTAGGTAGATTTTTGGAATAGATGTAACGCAAGAATTCGTTTTTACGTTCAGCTTCCTGAAAGCATCCACGATATTCGGCAGTAGTTGTCGAAGATGTTTGGTCTTCAATTCCTCTCATCATTACACAGAAATGCTTGGCATCCAGTAAGACTGCAACATCTGGGGTTCCCAAGGCCTGCTCAAGTTCTTCTGCAATCTGCCGGGTGAGTCGTTCTTGTACTTGAGGACGCTTTGCATAGTAATCCACGATGCGATTGATTTTTGACAAACCGATCACACCATTCTTGGGAATGTAAGCCACATGGGCTTCCCCAATAACTGGTAAGAAGTGGTGCTCGCAAAACGAACGAAAGGAAATACTCTTTTCAAGTAAAATGTTTTGATACCGGTAGGTGTTCTGAAAAAGCCGGATTTCAGGTTTTTTCTCTGGATTCAGACCACTAAATATCTCACTGACAAGCATTTTTGCAACTCGCCTAGGTGTCCCCTGCAAGCTATCATCAGTAAGGTCTAATCCCAATGTCTGCATAATTTCCCGGAAATGCTCCTCGATCCGCTGAATTTTGGTCTCGGAACTCAACTCCCAGGCATCAGCCCGCATCGGGGTTTCTAGGCTAGTGCTGTGGTGGCAATCGCCTAAGCTTTCAAATTCTTCAAAGGAGCGATTCAATTCTTCTGGAAGTCTCGACATTTAATTACCTTCAATTGGAAATGAATTTAGCGGTCCCGGAGTTTTTGTCGTTCTCCCATTGAATGACTTTATAGCACCATGCCCGACTATCTGATTTCCGCCTCACTAGTTTATCTGCGAAGTCGAGAAAATATCGCGCCATTCCCTCTGCACCACAGTTCTCAACAACCCGCAAATTACAAAGCCCCTTCTCGTGCATGTCCTGGAACATTTCTAAATAGGGATCTTGTTCGTTGATCAACAAAGTGTGATCACACATATACTCGAGATGTTCCTTAAGTTCTTTCAATTCTCCGAAGTCAAAAACGAAGTGATTAGCGTCTAATTCTTTACAAGCAAAGTAAAATTTAAAGCTTCTTGAATAACCATGTATGTGGCTACAGTGCCCTTGGTGGGCATGCTGTCGGTGAGCGCATGGCAAGTTGAAGTATTGTTTAGTGCAGGTGTAACGATATTTGCTCATATTTCCTTAAAAATCTCAGAAAAAGATGACCTAAAAAAATCAATTTCTTCCAAGAACATGCCAAGGCTAAGATAATCAGAAACTCAGTTATTTTGGAGTTTCTGTGAACTTAGTCTGATTCAAAAATCATCTTTAGAAGATTATTCTCATGTTTTAGAAGATTACTTTTCAAGATTATTCTTTTTTCATGAGAGACTTTTCAGTAATTCGTTAAGCTCCATTCTGGATTTGATGATCTTATCTAAAAGTCCAAATTCTAACGCCTCTTCTGCAACCATCCAATTGTCCCGATCGATAGCTTGCTTAATCGTCTCGTAGTCTTTGCCAGTTTGCACACAATAGATTTCAATGATCCGATCTCTTGTTTTGAGAATCTCTCTCGCCTGGATCTGACATTCTGTAGCGCGTCCTTGATAGCCCATAAGAAGGGGTTGGTGAATCATGATTTTCGCATTGGGAAAGGCAAATCTGCGCCCAGGATTGGCAGCTAAGCTGAGGATTGAACCCATGCTTGCAGCAAAACCACCTACAATTGTGGTTACTGGACAGGAGAGAAAGCGAAGCATATCAAAGATTGCAAACCCAGAAAAAACCTCACCACCAGGAGAATTGATGAATAGTGTAATAGGGGCCTCTGGGTCGTCTTGCTCCAAAAGTACCAGTTGTGTAAGGATTCGCTGAGTCAATTCAGAAGTGACTCCCTGCGAAATAACAAGAGTACGAGCTTGTAGCATCTTCACAGCAAGCCCGTGCATTTCAGGCGAATCTTCTTTTTTCTCTTCAGCCATCACAGATATTTGTGTGGAAGTCAGTTGGTCAAAAGTGGGCATAATTCACCAGCACAGTTGGGTTGAAATGATTTGAATCAAGGTTGATTCTAACGATAAGAATTTTGAAATTGTAGCTGTTCTGTGGGACTTAAGAAAGCAAGCTTTTGTTCAGCTTGGCAGAATTGGCGCATGGAGGGAGATTCTGAGAGTTCATAGACAGCCTGAGCTATCTTCTCAGGTTGGAAGTTTTGGTTGAAGTATTTTGAGTACTGGATTCTAAGATGATTTAAAATAAACGGACTCCCTTCTTCTCTACATTCTGAAAGATGTGTGATCACTTGTAGATAAGGACCCACCTCACCTGTGGCTATTTCTTCGGCCAAGGATTCACCAGCTTCCTCAAAAAATAACTTCAGTCTAGCTGCTTTGGGCCGATAAAAACTATCTGAAGGTTCAGAACTTCCACAACCACTAGTGTTGCTGCTGCGTCCGGCGGCAATGGTTGTCCCAATTGGAAGCATCGTGGTCGTCAGAAAGATCCCTAGAAAACTTGTTGGCAACTCCATCTTTGGGCAGTCACTAGCGTACGTTCTTTCTTCAACACTAAAGAAGGCCAAGAAGATAACTAGGGAAAGAAGAATCGTTTTCATTAAATTAGGATTCTTTTCAAAACATCATTAATGGTGATGATTAGTTTAGTAGAGAAAAATTCTGTAATAATCTAAGGAGCTATAATTCTTGCTCTGAGATTTGTTTTTGACCAGATTGATTTTGTTTGACGGCTCCAGCCTGCTCTAACTTGACTTCAATTTGAGCTGCAAAAGTGTGAAAGTCAGAGGGACGTATTTTTTCAGCAGGAACGCCTCTGAATTCTTTTCGGAACTGCTCCATCAATGGATTGATGTTACTAGTCAGTAGATTTGGGAACCTCGCACGATTTTCTAGCAGGAATTGCAATAAATGTTCACAGGATCTGGTGTCGTCCTGTGGCTTGCTAAAGCGTCTCTGAACATAGATAAGTAGCCAAGCCAGCCCCCACAAGACTCCCAAGCCTACGAGCAATTGATCAAACATAATCTCCTCCGCTGAATGTTTTCAAACCAGCTTTACAAAATCCTCCGGCTGTTTCCATCCCCAAGAATTAAATTGATTTACCAATTGCTGCCCTTTTTCGCCACCAATAGCAAGTAGCAGTCGCTTGTTCTTAAATTTTTCCCATGCTTTTTCATTCTCAGGCTTGGAGATTCCACTGACTGAGTTCCCCATTAATTTTCTTGGTGTACCTTGATGGATTTTATTGTCAATGATCCCTTCTACAGGTATTTCAAATTTCTGAAGTGCTTTCAGTAGGGACTTAGCACTACCTCCACTACCAACAACCCAGAGGTCCCGTCCGTTGAAAATTTGCTTCAAATTACCAAAATAAACCTTGGCCTGCATATTAGCAGTTTGGCGATATTGTGGTTCATAGTTGGAAATACATTCATTATTGAATCTTTTGTCTACAAGGGTAAATGCAACCTTACCTAATATGACACCTTGGATTCTGGCTCGATGAAGAAAATCATAATCTTCAGCCCAGGGGCTGTCATTATATCCACCCAATTTATAA
It includes:
- a CDS encoding tyrosine-type recombinase/integrase, which encodes MDVTSPLSPTGFRILSCAEIEELCEAIHNRDPWFEYYLRFALLTGMRRGEILALTWHDVDLWLNREIIVPDPRQPYYRDPKCRRIPIDEILLGILLDLRSPSRWVFQKTGRRMLGSTVSLFFRELSVQTGITVTSEHIRMTYAMNRYHQLRPRSRKDWEILQENLGHRDVSTTRSYFQRHFSELPSHSVN
- the folE gene encoding GTP cyclohydrolase I FolE encodes the protein MSRLPEELNRSFEEFESLGDCHHSTSLETPMRADAWELSSETKIQRIEEHFREIMQTLGLDLTDDSLQGTPRRVAKMLVSEIFSGLNPEKKPEIRLFQNTYRYQNILLEKSISFRSFCEHHFLPVIGEAHVAYIPKNGVIGLSKINRIVDYYAKRPQVQERLTRQIAEELEQALGTPDVAVLLDAKHFCVMMRGIEDQTSSTTTAEYRGCFQEAERKNEFLRYIYSKNLPT
- a CDS encoding 6-carboxytetrahydropterin synthase, which produces MSKYRYTCTKQYFNLPCAHRQHAHQGHCSHIHGYSRSFKFYFACKELDANHFVFDFGELKELKEHLEYMCDHTLLINEQDPYLEMFQDMHEKGLCNLRVVENCGAEGMARYFLDFADKLVRRKSDSRAWCYKVIQWENDKNSGTAKFISN
- a CDS encoding ATP-dependent Clp protease proteolytic subunit, encoding MAEEKKEDSPEMHGLAVKMLQARTLVISQGVTSELTQRILTQLVLLEQDDPEAPITLFINSPGGEVFSGFAIFDMLRFLSCPVTTIVGGFAASMGSILSLAANPGRRFAFPNAKIMIHQPLLMGYQGRATECQIQAREILKTRDRIIEIYCVQTGKDYETIKQAIDRDNWMVAEEALEFGLLDKIIKSRMELNELLKSLS